CATACAGGCGATGGACGATGTCCTCGACTGCGTCCACCGGCAGGCTATCTAGCGCAGCGCGCAGTCGGCCGAGATATCCTTGCACCGTGCCGCGTACGTCCACGTCGGGCTTCATCCGTTCTCCTCCACGTAGATGATCTTGCTTCCCTGGGGTTCACAGCCAATGGGCAGCGCGGGCAGCTCGGGCAGCGCCTCTCGGATGGCTCGATGCCGCTCGGGAGGTGCGTAGAGCAGCAGGAAGCCCCCGCCCCCGGCCCCGGTGATCTTCCCTCCGATGGCTCCATGACGACGGGCCCGCTCGTACCATTCGTCGATCCGCGGGCTGGTGATGCCGCTGGCCAGCTTCTTCTTGGCCAGCCAGCCCTGATGCAGCACTTCGCCGACCCCTCCGAGGTCGTTGGCGACCAGGGCCGCGCGTAGGTCCTCGGTCTGGGCCACCATGGCACGCAGGACGTCTCGCTTGCCCACGTCGTCGTGAGTATTCCGGGTCTGCTCGAGCAGGATGTCGTCGGCCGAGCGGGTGACGCCGGTGTAGAGCAGCAGCAGGCTCTCCTGGAGCGCGCGCTTGGTGTTCGGGGAGCAGATGACCGGGTCGACGAACACGCTCTCGTCCGGGTTGAACCGGATGTGCTGCAGCCCGCCGTACGCCGCGATGTACTGGTCTTGCTTGCCGATGGGCTTGCCGCACACGTCGATCTCGATCCGACAGGCCTCCCGGGCCAGCCGCTCGGCGCCCACGTGCTGACCCATGTAGGCATAGAGCGCGGTCAGCAGGCCCACCGTGTAGGTGCTGGACGAGCCCAGCCCGGTCCCCTGCGAAGGGATGTCCGAGATCGACGTGATCTCGATCCCGCTGTCCACTCCCACCACCCGGAGGGCCTCCCGGATCAGCTCGTGCTTGAGCTCGTCCACGCTATCCACGATCTCGGTAATCGAATAGCTGGCCCGGATGCGATGATCGAACTTCCGGTTCACCGTGATGTAGATGTACTTCTTGATCGCGGTGCTGAGCACCGCGCCGGGCTCGTGCCGGTAGAAGGCGGGCAGATCGCTTCCCCCGCCGGTGAAGCTGACGCGCAGAGGGGTGCGCGAAATGATCATGCCTCGTAGCCTTTCGGGTGGTCGAGGCGCCACGCCCATGCGGTTTCCACCATCTCGCCGAGGCCAGGATACCGTGGCGTCCATCCCAGCTCGGCCCGGATTCGGTCGTGACTGGCGATGAGGCGAGCCGGATCTCCCGGCCGCCGGCCCTCCGCCGCGACCGGAATGTCCCGCCCGGTCACCCGTCGCACCGTGTTCACGACCTCCAGATTCGAGTAGCCGGCGCCGTTGCCCATGTTGAAGGCCTGGCCGCCGATCCGATCGACCTCCCGGAGGGCCAGCAGGTGCGCCTGGGCGATATCCGACACGTGGATGTAGTCGCGAATACAGGTTCCGTCCGGAGTGTCGTAATCGGTGCCGAACAGCCGGATGCCGTCCCGCTGTCCGAGCGCGACCTCCAGCAAAATGGGGATGAGATGTGTCTCGGGCCGGTGGGACTCCCCGCACCGCGTGGTCGCCCCGCACGCGTTGAAATAGCGCAGGGCCACGTACTTCAGGCGGCCGGCGCGACGATACCATTCGAGCATCCGCTCGAAGGCGAGCTTGGACTCGCCGTACGAGTTGATCGGCGCGTGCGGCGCACTTTCGACGATGGGGATGCTCACCGGCTCCCCGTACACCGCCGCCGTCGAGGAGAACACGATGCGCCGCACTCCGGATGCGGTCATGGCCTCCAGCAGGTTGAGCCCGCCGATGACGTTGGCGGTGAAGAAGCGTCCCGGGTCCGTCATCGACTCGGCGATCAGCGCTTCCGCGGCCAGATGGACCACCGCGTCCACCGGGCTCCGCGACAGTAGTGACGCGAGCCATGAGCCGTCGCGAAGATCTCCCTGGACGAAGTGGGCTCGCGGATCTACGGCCGCGCGAAAACCGTGCAGGAGGCTGTCCAGGGCGACCACGTCGTGGCCCTGCTCGACCAGCTGCTCGGTGACTACGCTGCCGATGTAGCCGCCCGCCCCGGTGACCAGGACCTTCACGACCGGACTCCCGCTCGCCCGAGGACGTAGTCGACGGCCGCGTTCAGATCCTCCACACAGAGGAGATGGTCGCCCGCGGCCAGGCCGGCCCGCTGCTCACGTCCCCGTCCGGTCAGGACCAGGATGCCCCGCACTCCCGCCGAGCGGGCCGCGTCCATGTCGGTCGTGGCGTCGCCGATCGCGTACGAGCCGGCCAGGTCCAGATCGAGCTCCCGGGCCGCCTGCAGGAACATCCCCGGCGCGGGCTTCCGGCACTCGCACCGGTCGTCGGGATGATGCGGGCACAGGTAGGTGGCGTCCACCCGCCCCCCGGCCGCCTCGATCTCGGTGACCACACGCTGGTTGATCTCCCGCGCCTCCTCCAACGTGATGATTCTCCTTCCGACGGCGGACTGATTCGTGACCAGCACGACTGCATGGCCGGTGCGCCCGAGCCGCCGGAGGGCCCCGACCGCCCCGGGCAGGAAGTGGACTTCTCCCCAGGACTTCACGTAGTCCGCCCGGTTCTCGATGATGACGCCGTCGCGGTCCAGGAATACCGCGGCCCGCACTACCGGCCACCTCCGGCGGGGACGAAGGCTCGCGCCGCGTCGGTCGGCCATTCTCGCTGGACCTGGGCATAGCGCTCGGGCGATCCGACGTCGAGCAGATACGCCGAATCCGGAATGATCCAGCCATGAAGCGGCACCCCGGATTGCAGCAGCGCGGGCAGGACGTCGTGTCCGAAGTCGGCGAAGCACCCGGCCGGCACGTACTGCAGCAACTCGGGATCGACCACGAGCACGCCGGTGCTGGCGAGATCCGAGAAGACGTCCTCCCTCCGTGGCTTCTCGACGAACCTGAGGATCCGTCCGCGCTCGTCGAGGCCGACGATGCCGCAATCCCAGGGATTGGGCACGTGGTAGAGGCTGATGCTGAGATGAGGCGCCGGCGGTCTGGAGCGGTGAAAGTCGATCAGGGCACCCAGATCGAAATCGGTCAGCACGTCTCCATAGACCAGTACGAACGTCTCATCCAGAAACGGCGACAGGCGCTTGGCGCCGCCGGCGGTGCCCAGGATCTCCTCTTCCACCGAATAGGTGATGTCGACGCCGAAGCCCGCGCCGCTTCCGAAATGGTCCATCACGACCTGAGGACGGTGATGGAGGTTCATCGCGATCCGGGTGACGTCATGGTGGCGCAGCCAGGCGATGATGTGCTCCAGCAGGGGCCGTCCCGCCACCGGCAGCATCGGCTTGGGCCGGTCGAGCGTGAGCGGTCGCAGCCGCGTGCCCTCTCCCGCCGCCAGGATCATGGCCTTCATCGCGCCCCGGTCTTCTCCTTCCAGGTCGACAGGTACAAGGCCTGGGTTCGCTCGACGAGCCGCTCCTCGGTGAAGTGCTCCAGCACCCACTCGCGCCCGGCCCGAGCCAGGTCGCGACGCAGCGCCGGGTCCCGCAGCATCTCGCACACCGCGCCGCCGAGGGCCGCCACGTCCCCGGCCGGCACCGTGAGCCCGGTCTTTCCCGAGATGACGATCTCCGGGGTGCCATCCACCGCGCTGGCCACGACGGGCCGGCCCGCCGCGAGGGACTCCATGGGCACCAGCGGCAGCCCCTCGAAGAAGGAGGGGAGCACGGTCACGTCTCCCAGGGCCAGCCAGTCGGCCACATTCGATTGATGGCCGACGAAGCGGACCGTGTCCTGGAGCCCGAGGCGAGCCGCCTGATTCTCGAGGGCGCCGCGACTGGAGCCGTCGCCCACGCAGACCAGCCGCACCGCGGGAAACTCGCGCCGGACCATCGGCAGCGCGTCGAGCAGCACGTGGTGCCCCTTCTGCGGCTCGAGCCGGCCCAGCACGATCAGCACCGGGTCGTCGTGGCCGAATCCCAGACTCTCCCGCAGGCCGGCGGGCGGCCGGTGATCGGGATGGAACCGTTTCAGGTCATCGCCGTGATAGATGAGCTCGACCTTCTCGGCGGGCAGGCCCTTCTCCTCCATCAGGTAGCGCGCATTGGCCTGGCAGTTGGCCAGGTAGTAGTCGACGCAGCGCCCGACGACGCGGTCGATCCGGTAGTTCGCCTTCCACCCCCGCCGCCACTGCTCCCGCACGTGAGGCGTCTCCAAGATGACCGGCACGCGGCACAGCCGGCCCAGCGGCGCGGCGAAGATGCTGCTGTAGAACTGGTGGCAGTGCAGGATGCCCACCCGACGGCTGCGCATGAGGTGCATCAGGCGCACCGCGCTCGCGGCCTGGGTC
Above is a window of Candidatus Methylomirabilota bacterium DNA encoding:
- a CDS encoding GHMP kinase, which produces MIISRTPLRVSFTGGGSDLPAFYRHEPGAVLSTAIKKYIYITVNRKFDHRIRASYSITEIVDSVDELKHELIREALRVVGVDSGIEITSISDIPSQGTGLGSSSTYTVGLLTALYAYMGQHVGAERLAREACRIEIDVCGKPIGKQDQYIAAYGGLQHIRFNPDESVFVDPVICSPNTKRALQESLLLLYTGVTRSADDILLEQTRNTHDDVGKRDVLRAMVAQTEDLRAALVANDLGGVGEVLHQGWLAKKKLASGITSPRIDEWYERARRHGAIGGKITGAGGGGFLLLYAPPERHRAIREALPELPALPIGCEPQGSKIIYVEENG
- the galE gene encoding UDP-glucose 4-epimerase GalE, producing MKVLVTGAGGYIGSVVTEQLVEQGHDVVALDSLLHGFRAAVDPRAHFVQGDLRDGSWLASLLSRSPVDAVVHLAAEALIAESMTDPGRFFTANVIGGLNLLEAMTASGVRRIVFSSTAAVYGEPVSIPIVESAPHAPINSYGESKLAFERMLEWYRRAGRLKYVALRYFNACGATTRCGESHRPETHLIPILLEVALGQRDGIRLFGTDYDTPDGTCIRDYIHVSDIAQAHLLALREVDRIGGQAFNMGNGAGYSNLEVVNTVRRVTGRDIPVAAEGRRPGDPARLIASHDRIRAELGWTPRYPGLGEMVETAWAWRLDHPKGYEA
- a CDS encoding HAD-IIIA family hydrolase, whose protein sequence is MRAAVFLDRDGVIIENRADYVKSWGEVHFLPGAVGALRRLGRTGHAVVLVTNQSAVGRRIITLEEAREINQRVVTEIEAAGGRVDATYLCPHHPDDRCECRKPAPGMFLQAARELDLDLAGSYAIGDATTDMDAARSAGVRGILVLTGRGREQRAGLAAGDHLLCVEDLNAAVDYVLGRAGVRS
- a CDS encoding nucleotidyltransferase family protein, which produces MKAMILAAGEGTRLRPLTLDRPKPMLPVAGRPLLEHIIAWLRHHDVTRIAMNLHHRPQVVMDHFGSGAGFGVDITYSVEEEILGTAGGAKRLSPFLDETFVLVYGDVLTDFDLGALIDFHRSRPPAPHLSISLYHVPNPWDCGIVGLDERGRILRFVEKPRREDVFSDLASTGVLVVDPELLQYVPAGCFADFGHDVLPALLQSGVPLHGWIIPDSAYLLDVGSPERYAQVQREWPTDAARAFVPAGGGR
- a CDS encoding glycosyltransferase family 4 protein produces the protein MLHFLNTLARGGTEEHVLMLLRGLDRRQFRLHLVCTPEVAEKLRADVPADVELLPLRLRKPTQAASAVRLMHLMRSRRVGILHCHQFYSSIFAAPLGRLCRVPVILETPHVREQWRRGWKANYRIDRVVGRCVDYYLANCQANARYLMEEKGLPAEKVELIYHGDDLKRFHPDHRPPAGLRESLGFGHDDPVLIVLGRLEPQKGHHVLLDALPMVRREFPAVRLVCVGDGSSRGALENQAARLGLQDTVRFVGHQSNVADWLALGDVTVLPSFFEGLPLVPMESLAAGRPVVASAVDGTPEIVISGKTGLTVPAGDVAALGGAVCEMLRDPALRRDLARAGREWVLEHFTEERLVERTQALYLSTWKEKTGAR